The following coding sequences are from one Reyranella humidisoli window:
- the arsA gene encoding arsenical pump-driving ATPase, with amino-acid sequence MPSAITLSLLASPTRHLFFTGKGGVGKTTLACATALALADRGRSVLLISTDPASNLDEMFATTLSNEPRPVPGVPRLSAMNIDPEAAAESYRLRVLAQLGAEVTDAERESVRERLSGACTTEIAAFDEFVGLLATRVDAFDHVVFDTAPTGHTLRLLSLPRAWTGFLKGNDRGASCLGPHSGLKMQEERFKAALATLGDPKSTTIVLVSRPDRGAMREAARTSAELRALGLTNQHLAINGVFAATDRGDAVARSIEALGEQVLAALPEALRSLPQDRVPLRSFDMVGLDALRQVLAGEPQLRIEAVADAEPAAAAAIPALGRLVDELAAAGRGLIMVMGKGGVGKTTIAAALAVGLVKRGHSVHLSTTDPAAHLASTIEATMEGLRVDRIDPREETQRYVARVMASRAADLDTAGLALLREDLASPCTEEVAVFHAFSRIVMEARSAFVVLDTAPTGHTLLLMDAAGAYHREMIRSVGAGGSPAAGRIVTPLMRLQDPDYSRIVLVSLPETTPVSEAAALQEDLRRANIEPYAWVINRSLVGSGTRDPLLVRRLRGERAQIDRVRQGLARRLYMLPWQAAPPEGPTALAGLVV; translated from the coding sequence ATGCCTTCCGCGATCACGCTCAGCCTCCTCGCGAGTCCCACGCGCCACCTGTTCTTCACCGGCAAGGGCGGCGTCGGGAAGACGACGCTGGCCTGCGCCACCGCCCTCGCGCTGGCCGACCGGGGCCGGTCCGTCCTGCTGATCAGCACCGACCCGGCATCGAACCTCGACGAGATGTTCGCCACGACGCTGTCGAACGAGCCGCGGCCGGTGCCGGGCGTTCCCCGCCTGTCGGCGATGAACATCGATCCGGAAGCCGCCGCGGAATCCTATCGGCTTCGCGTCCTGGCGCAGCTCGGCGCCGAGGTCACAGACGCCGAACGCGAGTCCGTGCGTGAACGGCTTTCCGGCGCCTGCACGACGGAGATCGCCGCCTTCGACGAGTTCGTGGGCCTTCTGGCCACCCGCGTCGACGCGTTCGATCACGTCGTGTTCGACACCGCGCCCACCGGGCACACGCTGCGCCTCCTCAGCCTGCCCCGCGCCTGGACCGGCTTCCTCAAGGGCAACGATCGCGGCGCTTCGTGCCTCGGCCCGCATTCCGGCCTCAAGATGCAGGAGGAGAGATTCAAGGCAGCACTCGCCACGCTGGGCGACCCGAAGAGCACGACGATCGTGCTGGTCAGCCGCCCGGACCGCGGCGCCATGCGCGAAGCGGCGAGGACCAGCGCCGAACTGCGGGCGCTCGGCCTCACCAACCAGCATCTCGCCATCAACGGCGTCTTCGCCGCGACGGATCGCGGCGATGCGGTCGCACGATCGATCGAGGCGCTCGGCGAGCAGGTCCTCGCCGCGTTGCCCGAGGCGCTGCGGAGCCTGCCGCAGGACCGCGTACCGCTACGGTCCTTCGACATGGTGGGGCTGGACGCACTGCGACAGGTCCTCGCCGGCGAGCCGCAACTCCGCATCGAAGCCGTCGCCGACGCGGAGCCAGCCGCGGCAGCGGCGATTCCGGCGCTGGGCCGGCTGGTCGACGAACTCGCCGCGGCCGGCCGCGGGCTGATCATGGTCATGGGCAAGGGCGGCGTGGGCAAGACGACCATCGCCGCCGCGCTCGCGGTCGGCCTGGTGAAGCGCGGGCACAGCGTTCACCTCAGCACGACCGATCCGGCCGCCCATCTCGCCTCGACAATCGAAGCGACGATGGAAGGCCTGCGGGTCGACCGCATCGATCCGCGCGAGGAAACGCAGCGCTACGTTGCGCGGGTCATGGCGTCCCGCGCCGCCGATCTCGACACGGCGGGGCTCGCCCTGCTGCGCGAGGACCTCGCTTCGCCCTGCACGGAGGAAGTCGCGGTCTTCCATGCCTTCTCGCGAATCGTGATGGAGGCACGAAGCGCTTTCGTCGTGCTCGACACCGCGCCGACCGGCCACACGCTGCTGCTGATGGACGCGGCCGGCGCCTATCATCGCGAGATGATCCGCAGCGTCGGCGCAGGCGGCAGCCCGGCCGCGGGACGGATCGTGACGCCCCTGATGCGGCTTCAGGATCCGGACTATTCGCGGATCGTGCTGGTCTCGCTGCCGGAGACGACGCCGGTTTCGGAAGCCGCCGCGCTGCAGGAGGATCTGCGCCGGGCAAACATCGAGCCCTACGCATGGGTCATCAACCGCAGCCTGGTGGGGAGCGGGACACGCGATCCCCTGCTCGTCCGGCGCCTGCGCGGCGAGCGCGCACAGATCGACCGGGTCCGGCAGGGCCTCGCGCGGCGACTCTACATGCTGCCCTGGCAGGCGGCCCCGCCCGAGGGGCCCACGGCCTTGGCAGGCCTCGTCGTCTAG
- a CDS encoding ArsJ-associated glyceraldehyde-3-phosphate dehydrogenase, whose amino-acid sequence MKIGINGMGRMGRLALRAALGGIPRPADDPRRDNRLEVVHLNEIKGGVEATAHLLEFDSMHGRWHTSFEVDRDRGLAVGGTYLGFSAAAVPGDVAWGDLGCEMVLECTGKFLKPEQLQAYFDRGVKKVIVAAPVKDERALNVVVGVNDRLYEPDRHHLLTAASCTTNCLAPVVKVVHEQIGIRHGQITTIHAPTNTNVVVDAPHKDLRRARSAMLSLQPTTTGSATAITVIYPELKGKLNGHAVRAPVLNASLTDCVFELSRATTEQEVNDLFRAAAHGPLAGILGFETRPLVSADYCNDTRSSIVDGPSTMVTDGTLLKVYAWYDNEVGYVCRMVDLARQVIDAGR is encoded by the coding sequence ATGAAGATCGGCATCAACGGCATGGGCCGCATGGGGCGGCTGGCGCTGCGCGCGGCGCTGGGCGGCATCCCCCGGCCCGCCGACGATCCGCGGCGCGACAACCGCCTCGAGGTCGTCCATCTCAACGAGATCAAGGGCGGCGTGGAGGCAACGGCGCATCTCCTCGAGTTCGACAGCATGCACGGCCGCTGGCACACCTCGTTCGAGGTCGATCGCGATCGTGGCCTCGCGGTCGGCGGCACCTATCTGGGCTTCAGCGCCGCAGCCGTGCCGGGCGACGTCGCCTGGGGCGATCTCGGCTGCGAGATGGTGCTGGAATGCACCGGCAAGTTCCTGAAGCCCGAGCAGCTGCAGGCGTATTTCGACCGCGGCGTGAAGAAGGTGATCGTGGCCGCGCCGGTCAAGGACGAGCGCGCGCTGAACGTCGTGGTCGGCGTCAACGATCGGCTCTACGAGCCCGACCGGCACCATCTGCTGACGGCGGCTTCCTGCACGACCAACTGCCTCGCGCCCGTGGTCAAGGTTGTGCATGAGCAGATCGGAATCCGGCACGGCCAGATCACGACCATCCATGCGCCGACCAACACCAATGTCGTGGTCGACGCGCCGCACAAGGACCTGCGCCGCGCCCGCTCGGCGATGCTCTCGCTGCAACCGACGACGACCGGCAGCGCCACGGCGATCACGGTCATCTATCCCGAGCTGAAGGGAAAGTTGAACGGCCATGCGGTACGCGCGCCGGTGCTGAACGCCAGCCTCACCGACTGCGTGTTCGAACTCTCGCGCGCGACTACCGAACAGGAGGTCAACGATCTCTTTCGCGCGGCGGCGCACGGACCACTGGCCGGCATCCTGGGCTTCGAGACGCGTCCCCTGGTCTCTGCCGACTATTGCAACGACACGCGCAGCTCGATCGTCGACGGGCCGAGCACGATGGTGACCGACGGCACGCTGCTCAAGGTCTATGCCTGGTACGACAACGAGGTCGGCTATGTCTGCCGCATGGTCGATCTCGCCCGCCAGGTGATCGACGCGGGCCGGTGA
- a CDS encoding MFS transporter, translating into MKSGARLVAVVCAAQIFVQLGAGFWPALLPQMMERWSLSNSEAGWITAIFFGAYMVSVPVLVTLTDRVDAKRIYLFGVACTVAGHLLFGLTADGFWSAMATRALAGLGWAGTYMTGLKLLADQVSPKLMSRAVTGHAASIGISGAASYLLGDVLADQFGWRSAFVFSAATAFIAWVMVASVVPSRPAPQASTTGKSAPGKSAGGGLFDFRPVIRNRSSFAYSVVYCVHTLEMSALRGWGVAFLAFVATHTGLKDETLSPALVVTVLALLGTLASVVGNEASIRFGRRRLVATAMILSIGFAAIVGFAGSTSYWLAVGLLIAYGMVVWLDSSSVTAGAAGNADPARRGATLAVHSTLGYAGGFVGPLVVGWTLDLAGGMSPMAWGLAFASIGMLILITLVAFLMMRPANLVGDRVR; encoded by the coding sequence ATGAAATCGGGTGCACGCCTCGTCGCGGTCGTCTGCGCGGCGCAGATCTTCGTGCAGCTCGGCGCCGGCTTCTGGCCCGCGCTGCTGCCGCAGATGATGGAGCGCTGGAGCCTTTCCAACAGCGAGGCCGGCTGGATCACCGCCATCTTTTTCGGCGCCTACATGGTCTCGGTGCCGGTGCTGGTGACGCTCACCGACCGTGTCGACGCCAAGCGCATCTACCTGTTCGGCGTCGCCTGCACCGTGGCGGGGCACCTGCTGTTCGGGCTGACGGCCGACGGCTTCTGGTCGGCGATGGCCACGCGCGCGCTGGCCGGGCTGGGCTGGGCCGGCACCTACATGACCGGGCTGAAGCTGCTCGCCGACCAGGTGTCGCCCAAGCTGATGTCGCGCGCCGTCACCGGCCATGCCGCCAGCATCGGCATCTCGGGCGCGGCATCGTACCTGCTGGGCGACGTGCTGGCCGACCAGTTCGGCTGGCGCTCGGCCTTCGTGTTCTCGGCCGCGACCGCCTTCATCGCCTGGGTGATGGTGGCCTCGGTCGTGCCGTCGCGGCCAGCGCCGCAGGCATCGACGACGGGTAAATCGGCACCGGGCAAATCGGCGGGCGGCGGCCTGTTCGACTTCCGGCCGGTGATCCGCAACAGATCGTCCTTCGCCTACTCGGTCGTCTATTGCGTGCACACGCTGGAGATGAGCGCGCTGCGCGGCTGGGGCGTGGCCTTCCTCGCCTTCGTCGCCACCCATACCGGCCTCAAGGACGAGACGCTCTCGCCCGCCCTCGTCGTCACGGTGCTGGCGCTGCTCGGCACGCTGGCCAGCGTCGTGGGCAACGAGGCCTCGATCCGCTTCGGCCGCCGCCGCCTCGTCGCCACCGCGATGATCCTGTCGATCGGCTTTGCCGCCATCGTGGGCTTCGCGGGCTCGACCAGCTACTGGCTCGCGGTCGGCCTGCTGATCGCCTACGGCATGGTCGTGTGGCTCGATTCCTCGTCGGTGACGGCGGGCGCCGCCGGCAACGCCGATCCCGCGCGCCGCGGCGCCACTCTCGCGGTGCATTCGACGCTGGGCTATGCTGGCGGCTTCGTCGGCCCCCTCGTCGTCGGCTGGACCCTCGACCTCGCGGGCGGCATGTCGCCGATGGCCTGGGGCCTCGCCTTCGCCAGCATCGGCATGCTGATCCTGATCACGCTCGTCGCCTTCCTGATGATGCGCCCCGCGAATCTTGTAGGCGATCGCGTGCGGTAG
- a CDS encoding ArsR/SmtB family transcription factor has protein sequence MKLDDAAARLEALGNPTRLKIYRALVRAGAEGMPVGRLQTKLDVAASTLSHHIKSLVIVGLVTQVREGATLVCHANYELMHELLGYMAEQCCADGVCPPNVAARVA, from the coding sequence ATGAAACTCGACGACGCCGCCGCCCGGCTCGAAGCGCTGGGCAATCCGACCCGCCTGAAGATCTATCGCGCCCTGGTGCGGGCCGGTGCCGAGGGCATGCCGGTCGGCCGGCTTCAGACCAAACTCGACGTCGCCGCCTCGACCCTCTCGCATCACATCAAGTCGCTGGTGATCGTGGGCCTCGTCACGCAGGTGCGCGAAGGTGCGACGCTGGTGTGCCATGCCAACTACGAGCTGATGCACGAGTTGCTGGGCTACATGGCCGAGCAATGCTGCGCCGACGGTGTCTGCCCGCCCAACGTGGCGGCGCGCGTCGCCTAG
- a CDS encoding FAD-dependent oxidoreductase: MPDSITRPKTVAVIGAGPVGLAAAAHLLERGLEPVVLEAGSSVGHAVRQWRHVRMFSPWEYNIDKAAERLLAGAGWNRPQPDHYPTGAELVEQYLEPLATRTPLKDRIRTQSLVTAIGRAGFDKVKTKGRDAAPFEIRYQNGKGPEVLRADAVIDATGTWFSPNPAGANGLPAVGEHEAQDRIAYGMPDVLGRDRARYAGRCVAVLGAGHSAVGTLIDLARLKDEVPTTEIVWLLRGESPEKSFGGGAADQLSARGALGTAFANLVTSGRIQTESGFRVNRIAREGERIIVAAAGCPGRHVAVDELVVSTGFRPDLDFLREIRLSLDPALECPPALAPLIDPNEHSCGSVRPHGARELAQPESGFYFAGMKSYGRAPTFLMMTGYEQVRSIAAEIAGDHEAARKVELVLPETGVCNGAPASLTSALAGTAAAASGCCGPVATSGCAAPAATTTASSCGAPAKPAAQATGCCGPKVQ; the protein is encoded by the coding sequence ATGCCCGATTCGATCACCCGTCCGAAGACGGTCGCCGTCATCGGCGCCGGCCCCGTCGGCCTCGCCGCTGCCGCGCATCTTCTGGAGCGCGGGCTGGAGCCCGTCGTGCTCGAGGCAGGTTCCTCGGTCGGCCATGCGGTGCGCCAGTGGCGCCATGTCCGCATGTTCTCGCCCTGGGAATACAATATCGACAAGGCGGCGGAGCGGCTGCTGGCGGGCGCCGGCTGGAACCGGCCGCAACCCGACCACTATCCGACCGGCGCGGAGCTGGTGGAGCAGTATCTCGAACCGCTGGCGACGCGCACGCCGCTCAAGGACCGCATCCGTACCCAGAGCCTGGTGACGGCGATCGGCCGCGCCGGCTTCGACAAGGTGAAGACGAAGGGCCGTGACGCCGCGCCGTTCGAGATCCGCTACCAGAACGGCAAAGGCCCCGAGGTGCTGCGCGCCGACGCCGTCATCGACGCCACCGGCACCTGGTTCTCGCCCAACCCCGCCGGCGCCAACGGCCTGCCCGCGGTCGGCGAGCACGAGGCGCAGGACCGCATCGCCTACGGCATGCCCGACGTGCTAGGCCGCGACCGCGCGCGCTATGCCGGGCGCTGCGTGGCCGTGCTGGGCGCCGGCCATTCCGCCGTCGGCACACTGATCGACCTCGCCCGGCTGAAGGACGAGGTGCCAACGACCGAGATCGTCTGGCTCTTGCGCGGCGAGTCGCCGGAGAAGTCGTTCGGCGGTGGCGCGGCCGACCAGCTCTCGGCGCGCGGCGCGCTGGGCACCGCCTTCGCCAACCTGGTGACGAGCGGCCGCATCCAGACCGAGAGCGGCTTCCGCGTGAACCGCATCGCGCGCGAGGGCGAGCGCATCATCGTCGCGGCCGCGGGCTGCCCCGGTCGCCACGTCGCGGTCGACGAACTCGTCGTCTCGACCGGCTTCCGGCCCGACCTCGACTTCCTGCGCGAGATCCGGCTGTCGCTCGATCCCGCGCTCGAATGCCCGCCGGCGCTGGCGCCGCTGATCGATCCCAACGAGCATAGCTGCGGCAGCGTGCGCCCCCACGGCGCGCGCGAGCTGGCCCAGCCCGAATCCGGCTTCTACTTCGCCGGCATGAAGTCCTACGGCCGCGCGCCCACCTTCCTGATGATGACGGGCTACGAGCAGGTCCGCTCGATCGCCGCCGAGATCGCGGGCGACCATGAAGCCGCGCGCAAGGTCGAACTGGTCCTGCCGGAAACCGGCGTGTGCAACGGTGCCCCCGCATCGCTCACATCAGCGCTCGCGGGTACCGCCGCCGCCGCATCGGGCTGCTGCGGACCCGTGGCCACCTCCGGCTGTGCCGCGCCCGCCGCCACCACCACCGCGTCGAGCTGCGGCGCGCCCGCCAAGCCCGCCGCGCAGGCCACGGGCTGTTGCGGCCCTAAAGTCCAGTGA
- a CDS encoding MFS transporter: MHNSRFLTVVVLGSTQTLAWASSYYLPAIIADRIAGDTGVSTNWVFGTFSASLVLSALLGPKVGRAIDRAGGNGVLAASSVLFATGLCLLAAAHSLALLVAAWIVIGIGMGLGLYDAAFAVLGRLYGMAARKPITGITLIAGFASTIGWPLTAWGAATLGWRETCLLWAAVHLFVGLPLNYWMLPRPAGLAVGPAGKAASVEAVPLDRTMILLAFAFSAVWIVSAGMAAHFPRILEAAGASPAQAIAAGVLIGPAQVAARLLEAGPLGRFHPLTSARLACVTHPIGAAVILAAGGGVAASAFAVLHGSGNGILTIARGTVPLSLYGPANYGYRLGILGAPSRFLSAGAPFVFALLIDRLGAGVLFVSSALCVAAFVGLWMIRQPAAQANHGD; encoded by the coding sequence ATGCATAACAGTCGATTCCTGACCGTTGTCGTCCTGGGATCGACACAGACCCTGGCCTGGGCCTCGAGCTACTACCTGCCCGCGATCATCGCCGACAGGATCGCCGGCGATACCGGCGTGTCGACCAACTGGGTGTTCGGCACCTTCTCGGCCTCCCTCGTCCTGTCGGCCCTGCTCGGGCCGAAGGTCGGGCGGGCGATCGATCGCGCCGGCGGCAACGGCGTGCTCGCGGCGTCGAGCGTGCTGTTCGCGACCGGCCTCTGCCTGCTCGCCGCAGCGCACTCGCTCGCGCTGCTGGTCGCGGCGTGGATCGTCATCGGCATCGGCATGGGCCTCGGTCTCTACGATGCCGCCTTTGCCGTGCTCGGCCGCCTCTACGGCATGGCGGCGCGCAAGCCGATCACCGGCATCACGCTGATCGCGGGCTTCGCCAGCACCATCGGCTGGCCGCTCACCGCCTGGGGCGCCGCCACGCTGGGATGGCGCGAGACCTGCCTCCTGTGGGCCGCCGTGCATCTCTTCGTCGGCCTGCCGCTCAATTACTGGATGCTGCCGCGCCCCGCGGGACTCGCAGTCGGCCCGGCAGGCAAGGCGGCTTCGGTCGAAGCCGTGCCGCTCGACCGCACGATGATCCTGCTGGCCTTCGCCTTCTCGGCGGTCTGGATCGTGTCGGCCGGCATGGCCGCGCACTTCCCGCGCATCCTCGAAGCGGCGGGCGCCTCGCCGGCACAGGCCATCGCCGCCGGCGTGCTGATCGGCCCCGCGCAGGTCGCCGCGCGTCTGCTCGAAGCCGGACCGCTCGGCCGCTTCCATCCGCTGACCTCGGCGCGGCTCGCCTGCGTGACCCATCCCATAGGCGCGGCCGTCATCCTGGCGGCGGGCGGCGGCGTCGCGGCCAGCGCCTTCGCCGTGCTGCACGGCTCGGGCAACGGCATCCTCACCATCGCGCGCGGGACGGTGCCACTCTCGCTCTACGGCCCGGCCAACTACGGCTATCGACTCGGCATCCTCGGCGCACCCTCGCGCTTCCTGTCGGCCGGCGCGCCCTTCGTGTTCGCCCTCTTGATCGACCGGCTCGGCGCCGGGGTCCTGTTCGTTTCCTCCGCTCTGTGCGTCGCGGCGTTCGTGGGTCTCTGGATGATCCGCCAGCCTGCGGCGCAGGCGAACCATGGCGACTGA
- a CDS encoding metalloregulator ArsR/SmtB family transcription factor: MESSDVAAGFAALSQETRLNLMRLLASKGASGMAAGELASALGQVPSTLSFHLAALEQSGLVQSTRQGRNIIYAVRFAGLRALFSFLTETCCGGRPDLCGDLARLLPEDQPEVHMTPAFNVLFLCTHNSARSLMAEAILGQVGKGRFNAYSAGSDPAGQPMPEVLAKLRVLGHPVDGLRCKSWDEFTGPDAPRMDFVITLCDILQGQHCPDFGERPVTGAWPLPDPAKFMGSEIERATMINELYGMIRRRLEIFVNLPYASLDRMALKKRLDEIGDSARVPA, from the coding sequence ATGGAATCGTCGGACGTAGCTGCCGGATTTGCTGCCCTTTCGCAAGAGACCCGCCTCAACCTGATGCGGCTTCTGGCGAGCAAGGGGGCGTCCGGCATGGCGGCCGGCGAACTCGCCAGCGCGCTGGGGCAGGTGCCCTCGACGCTGTCGTTCCATCTGGCCGCTCTCGAACAGTCCGGCCTCGTCCAGTCCACCCGGCAGGGCCGCAACATCATCTATGCGGTCCGCTTCGCCGGCCTGCGCGCGCTCTTCAGCTTCCTGACCGAGACGTGCTGTGGCGGACGACCGGACCTCTGTGGCGACCTGGCGCGACTCCTCCCCGAGGATCAACCCGAGGTTCACATGACTCCCGCCTTCAACGTCCTCTTCCTGTGCACGCACAACTCCGCCCGATCCCTCATGGCCGAGGCGATCCTCGGGCAAGTGGGCAAGGGCCGCTTCAACGCCTACTCGGCCGGCTCCGACCCGGCCGGACAGCCGATGCCCGAGGTGCTCGCCAAGCTCCGGGTCCTCGGTCATCCGGTCGACGGGCTGCGCTGCAAGTCGTGGGACGAGTTCACCGGACCGGATGCGCCGCGCATGGATTTCGTCATCACGCTCTGCGACATCCTGCAGGGCCAGCACTGTCCCGACTTCGGCGAGCGGCCGGTGACGGGCGCGTGGCCGCTGCCCGACCCCGCCAAGTTCATGGGCTCGGAGATCGAGCGCGCGACGATGATCAACGAGCTCTACGGCATGATCCGCCGGCGCCTCGAGATCTTCGTCAACCTGCCCTACGCCTCGCTCGACCGGATGGCGCTGAAGAAGCGGCTCGACGAGATCGGCGATTCCGCCCGCGTGCCGGCCTAG
- the arsJ gene encoding organoarsenical effux MFS transporter ArsJ — protein MATSARNYLVVTASYWGFTLVDGALRMLVLLHFFKLGYSPFTLAFLFLLYEFAGIVANLAGGWLATRFGIPRMLMTGQVLQIASLLLLSALDPAWTAIVSIAWVVAAQGIAGLAKDFTKTASKSAIKATAGDGAGRLFKWVAWFTGSKNAMKGIGFFLGGLLLDAVGFRPALWLMAGLLLVVLVAGLVLLPRELGKAKASKSMRELFAKSAGVNLLAAARIFLFGARDVWFVVGLPVFLYASGWRFVEVGAFLAAWTIAYGGLQAVAPALVTRSDDGLSREVPGARLWAGLLLAVPLAIALLLAQPTGLRPDLVVTAGLALFALPFAVNSSLHSYLILAYAGSEKAAEDVGFYYAANAAGRLAGTLLSGLFYQWGGIAGCLLASAAMLLACWIVTFLLPSRRGDVPGPRTA, from the coding sequence ATGGCAACGTCGGCGCGCAACTACCTGGTCGTCACGGCCTCCTACTGGGGCTTCACGCTGGTCGACGGCGCGCTGCGCATGCTGGTGCTGCTGCACTTCTTCAAGCTGGGCTACTCGCCCTTCACGCTGGCCTTCCTGTTCCTGCTCTACGAGTTCGCGGGCATCGTCGCCAATCTCGCGGGCGGCTGGCTGGCGACGCGCTTCGGCATCCCGCGCATGCTGATGACCGGCCAGGTGCTGCAGATCGCGAGCCTGCTGCTGCTCTCGGCGCTCGATCCCGCGTGGACCGCCATCGTCTCCATCGCCTGGGTGGTCGCAGCGCAAGGCATCGCGGGACTGGCCAAGGACTTCACCAAGACCGCGTCGAAGTCGGCCATCAAGGCCACGGCCGGCGACGGCGCGGGGCGTCTCTTCAAGTGGGTGGCGTGGTTCACCGGCTCGAAGAACGCAATGAAGGGCATCGGCTTCTTCCTGGGCGGGCTGCTGCTCGACGCGGTGGGCTTCCGGCCCGCGCTCTGGCTGATGGCGGGCCTGCTGCTGGTCGTGCTCGTCGCCGGGCTGGTGCTGCTGCCGCGCGAGCTCGGCAAGGCCAAGGCCTCGAAGTCGATGCGCGAGCTGTTTGCCAAATCGGCCGGCGTGAACCTGCTGGCGGCGGCGCGCATCTTCCTGTTCGGCGCGCGCGACGTCTGGTTCGTCGTCGGCCTCCCGGTGTTCCTCTACGCTTCGGGCTGGCGCTTCGTGGAAGTGGGCGCCTTCCTCGCCGCCTGGACGATCGCCTATGGCGGGCTGCAGGCGGTGGCGCCCGCACTCGTGACGCGCAGCGACGACGGTCTCAGCCGCGAAGTGCCGGGCGCGCGCCTGTGGGCGGGCCTCCTGCTCGCCGTGCCGCTGGCGATCGCCCTCCTGCTCGCCCAGCCGACGGGACTGCGGCCCGATCTCGTCGTCACCGCGGGGCTCGCCCTGTTCGCGCTGCCCTTCGCGGTCAACTCCTCGCTGCACTCCTACCTGATCCTGGCCTATGCCGGCTCGGAGAAGGCCGCCGAGGATGTCGGCTTCTACTACGCCGCCAACGCCGCCGGCCGGCTGGCCGGCACGCTGCTCTCGGGACTCTTCTATCAATGGGGCGGCATCGCGGGCTGCCTTCTGGCGTCGGCGGCGATGCTGCTCGCCTGCTGGATCGTCACCTTCCTGCTGCCGTCCCGGCGCGGCGACGTGCCCGGCCCGCGGACGGCCTGA
- a CDS encoding MFS transporter, whose product MATDQSKPSARRGMFVAIASLIGVFATTPGQTVGVSAFIDPIASDLGLDRGQVLILYSLGTFLGILTAPLIGRLVDRFGPRRLIVPVVAAVAGACAVMSMIGNAWSLGLGFLVLRASAIAGLSLVTMQMVNLWFDRFRGRITALAMMGLALGGLVIPPLVEPIIQSDGWRTAYLALAGGVLAIMLPVGLAFYRNKPEDNGNTRDFGRPRGGRAMPAIGFTLAESVRTVAFWYFGFITVLSNGVGTALMLDHVRAMGEAGLARDSAIHLLGAMTLAQAIATLCSGALVDRLGARPVGLLGLCFLAFSIICLWTRPTLGGGTAYAATLGAMIGTLQIVYSAGLAESFGLRHLGSIRGTLFVIGVSGAAAGPLAFLWSPPTAYTVFLGFAVVAATLGFVDMRSGGKKK is encoded by the coding sequence ATGGCGACTGACCAGTCAAAACCCTCGGCGCGGCGCGGCATGTTCGTCGCGATTGCTTCCCTGATCGGCGTCTTCGCCACGACGCCCGGCCAAACCGTCGGCGTCTCTGCCTTCATCGATCCGATCGCGTCGGACCTCGGGCTCGACCGCGGACAGGTCCTGATACTCTACAGCCTGGGCACGTTCCTGGGCATCCTGACGGCGCCCTTGATCGGCCGGCTCGTCGACCGCTTCGGTCCGCGCCGCCTGATCGTGCCGGTGGTCGCCGCGGTCGCCGGCGCCTGTGCCGTCATGAGCATGATCGGCAATGCTTGGTCGCTGGGCCTCGGCTTCCTGGTCCTGCGCGCTTCGGCCATTGCCGGGTTGAGCCTTGTCACCATGCAGATGGTCAATCTCTGGTTTGACCGCTTTCGCGGGCGCATCACGGCGCTGGCGATGATGGGGCTGGCGCTGGGCGGCCTCGTCATTCCACCGCTGGTCGAACCCATCATCCAGAGCGACGGCTGGCGAACGGCCTATCTGGCACTGGCCGGCGGCGTGCTGGCGATCATGCTCCCCGTTGGATTGGCATTCTATCGCAACAAGCCCGAAGACAACGGCAACACCCGCGATTTCGGCCGGCCGCGTGGCGGCAGAGCCATGCCGGCAATCGGCTTCACCTTGGCCGAGAGCGTGCGGACGGTCGCGTTCTGGTATTTCGGTTTCATCACCGTACTCTCCAACGGTGTCGGCACGGCGCTCATGCTCGACCATGTTCGCGCCATGGGCGAGGCGGGCCTCGCGCGCGACAGCGCCATCCACCTGCTGGGCGCGATGACCTTGGCCCAGGCGATCGCCACCCTGTGCAGCGGCGCGCTCGTGGACCGCCTCGGAGCCCGGCCGGTCGGGCTTCTTGGCCTCTGCTTCCTCGCCTTTTCCATCATCTGCCTGTGGACCCGGCCAACGCTCGGGGGCGGGACAGCCTACGCGGCCACGCTGGGTGCCATGATCGGCACCTTGCAGATCGTCTATTCGGCCGGGCTCGCCGAGTCCTTCGGCCTCAGGCACCTCGGGAGCATCCGCGGCACCCTGTTCGTGATCGGCGTGTCCGGCGCGGCAGCCGGACCGCTGGCGTTCCTGTGGTCCCCGCCGACGGCCTATACGGTTTTTCTGGGGTTCGCCGTCGTTGCTGCCACACTCGGCTTCGTCGACATGCGATCGGGAGGTAAGAAAAAGTGA